The segment aaaaagcatgtgagaaaatGCAGAATTCCTGACCAAAAATCTACCCAGGAGGGTAAAGCCGGAATATGCCTATAGAATTTATAGTATAGTTTTTTTCATCTATAGAttctctgaattttaaaatctcaaaaacCTGGAATacattttgtggaaaaaagatttattgacAAACTAAAAATAGTGTAAAcctgtaaaaaaatttccgaattcttaaaattagatttagtaagcaggatatttctgtagaaatgcagataaattaaaagttcaaatatacttttttaaattctgtgtCTATATAGTCCTGCGTAAAGAAACATTTTGCTTACGGCCAcgctgaattaaaaattaactcaaaaaacttaatcatgaatatttttctaagcttCCAATCGTCACCGAACCACGAAATAAGTGCGAATCATGGAAGTACATGCTTAAACAGccatacttaaaatttatctaaaaacaGTTTAACGCCATTTGAATTGCATTGTGAGTCATGTGAGAAAattgtccaatttttttaaactttaggTGGAATTTGAAGCCCAAAAATcttgttgatctcttttccaGTCCAAAtcatcaatcaatcaaaaaagCAGTTAAAAAAGTGTGAATTACGCTGAAATTCATGCAgtaaaataaagattaatgaataaaacacaatctttatacaatattttagcaaactaaaaaggatttttacacatttttcatATTCTAAAAATGTCGTAATTTAAAgtgacaaatttaacaaaagaaaaattttataatttttattaatttacatagGACAAATTAAAgtcatttttaatagtttgtTTTCATGCGccattaattgatatttatgtCATCCTGTAATTagtaaatgataatttttcttattaaaaataaaaaaacggatTTACAGAAAAACTACCGTCACTCCAgactctattttaaaataccgtTCCCTGCTCTCGTCACAGAAATTGAATATATAAGCTGTTTACATATTCATTGCgacaaaaatccttttttgtaatcattattgtaatttttggtCCTTCCTAAGTGTGTCTGGgtggagaataaataaatatagaaataaGTGAAAAACTCTTATAAGCCATCAACCTGAATGCTCCTCATCAAGTTTCCAGCAGAACATTTAAAGTATCACCTTTCTGACACTGATGGGCAGTGCTCGCAGACAGGAAGCGACTTAATGGAACAAAGGCCCGTACGAAAATAACACGACGCAGAatgcagagagaaaaagaagcgTGCAAAAATGGCAATACCTCTTCCGTTCTGCTGACTGAGGACGAGCATCCTGCTGTGCCTGATGGACGCCCTGGTCGGCTGGTGGCGCGCCGACAGGGGGGTGCGGGCCAGGTTGACCGGCACCGTGGTGGTCAGGTTGACGGCCTGCGAGGGCGGCGCATCGGCAGTGGCCGACGCGTCCAGCAGGGCCGACGCGCCCAGCTCGGCCATCGACATGTCCGGCTGCTGCGCGATGTTGTCGTACAGCGATAGCGGCCGCTGACCCCTGGCCCTGACCCCGGCCTGCCGAGGGGGACTGTCGGCGGCCATCAAGCCTGCCTTTCTTCAGGTCACGTGCTCCTCTGCATGGCCAGTCGTGTGGGAAGCGAAAGGAAACGAACGAAACGCGGCCAGTGGAGCGTGTCCGAGGCACCCGGCTCGGCTGCGTCGGCGGAACTAGCGTGGATTCTCGATCGCgacgaacgcgcgcgcggcccctTCGAGCGGCCCGCCGGTGCGTGTAGGGGGAGTGATTATGCCGGCCCGCGCGACATGCCCATTATGTGCGTGTGTgctgtttataaataaacccTATCCTGCTCTACGAGCGCTGCATTATGTGTCTCTACTCTTGCTTCCTTTCGCCAGTTCGGTCCCAATGCCCAGAGCTTTTTTCGGCTCAACTCgagcataaaattaatttacacaaCATTTGACATTTCCGCATGCCCCGTGAATTGATTTATCCGTTTATATCAACAGAATTGGGCAGTTGCGTCGTTGCGTGCACAGAAAACAGGAATTCAATTAGGCTGTTGTTTCTTTTCGAGGAAATGTTACTTTTGTTTTTCACCACGGCtcgttattttgttttttcgtatatttttaatttgattgctcAAACTTGATTGTTTTTTGATTAGATATATCACACAATTGCtaacaagaaaaaacaaattgcatttattttttatattttagatgAATAAgccattttgtttaaaaaaaaaaatttaaaattattaaattaagagACACGCAAATTTGGCTAAATAACTATAAGGTCAAAAGAGTAATAATTggcagcatttaaaaaatctctaataactgatatttttgcttctcTATAAGAAAAGTGAGGGAGGTAAATCAGATTACCTATGAAACCccataaattttccaaataaatataaaataaataaataaataagagcaGCAACTTACCTTAAAATTAGTCTAGAAaatttggagccgattttatAAAGGTTCTCACTTTCTGGTTAACTTaaaaagatatatatatatatcgaaAAACTAAATCTTCTGTTAATGTTATTCTGCatccgatttttatttcttactgCATTTTtacaactaattgtaagtgaaACCTTACATATATCAAGATTTTATATGTATTGTTCTGAAATTTCGTTAAAGGGTCATCATaacctaatttaaataaaaatcgttttgaaaaaatattttttattgttatccCTGTAATATTGACAATTTCTCTTGTGTTAAACAGTAACCggaaccaaaatattttcttctgacTTAAAGACAAACTTGGCTGGCAGCAACCATTCCAAAATAAAGAGGTTGCTGGTTGGCATTTTTTATCGTGCGGTGCCTGTGCACGCCAAAACGAACATCAAAATCCCCACGCACACACctttggaatatttaattagataaAAGACGCGGCCTCGCTGGCGTTTGTTCTGGTCGTCTCGTCACAGACAAACAAAAAGCACTTTTTCACCGTCCGCAATAGACTAGAAGCGCTTTCGAAGAAGACGATGAGTCTCTctcgatttaaaatcaaagcagAAGAGTGCTCCCAAACGACCTGGCCACTGGCACCAAGCCTTTTAGAAAAAtagctttctctctctgcctGCCGATGATTTGAGTCTTTGTCGCCGCCCCACTAGACAAATTCAAAGTGAAAGGCACTCTGGGTGGGTAAGTCTTTTTTGGTATTCCGAAATCAATCAATCTTGCTCACTCGCTGATGAGAACGGAGAGAGGAGAAAAGTCAGTGGAAATGACAGCACGCTGCGGTATGTTATGATTTAATCCCTTTATTAACCAAATACAATAATTGAAGTTTTCTATTGGATACAGATTTTCTTTGTAAGAAATGAGTTAAGCTTCTTTGACAATAAATATTCAGCGTAAACTAAAACATAAGAATGTTGGCGTCTAAAAAGAATCTGTGAATGCTCTTACTTGAGGACATgtaaaaattaacgaaaacagaaaaaagtaaattgtagataattgtttttttcattcttgttTCTTTTTATGCTAATGCTTAGCTTCAGTTCGGCACGTTgtaaaaaacacaataaattacaTACAACTTGCATGGACCTCCCAAGTCCCTGATCCACTCGGAGCCACTTACTTAATGGAATCACAATAATCATCGTAATACTTGTTTCGACAAACCCCTTGAGTTAAAGTAATTGGTTAAATGAAGCCACCTAACTGAATGCTCTATCAGTCTACTAGGTTGATGAGCCAAACCCACCGGATCAGCTTCTGGGAAAGTCGACTCGCGCACGTCCGATTCCATTCATCAAACCCTGCTTAActtgttttctctttttcttgtgttatttgtttttctaacTCTTTTAAACTTCACTTGTTCGTGCAAAAAGAAGAAAGGCCCAGAAAATCAAGCATATTTTGTCAGCTCCAGAACCGAGTGCGGCAGCGGCAGGACACAACCCATTTCCAGGAGGGATAAAAACGATTAAGTAAATGTGCCAGTCGTCGCGGTTAATCTAAAATGCAAGAggactcgctcgctcggttCGCTCCTTCAGATATTGGGGAATCATAGCCACCAAATATGCACGCATTTTCTTGCTCTTTCTTGCTTTTCTGCCCTTATTTATATATcacttttcacaaaaatagaGTCCACTTACAAAAGTGAGTGACATGACATGGTTTTCTTGCTGTCGAAAGGCTAATAAAGAGGGCTTTAAGCTGCCCCGCCGTCCTTGCGCAGGGTGCTGTGGTCTTTCGCATTTTACATTGAGTTCTCGGAGCCGGAGTCGTCAGCCTGCAAGAATCACGTGCATAGTTAGTGACTAAGGCATTGTGAGGGATGGAGAGAGTACACAGCATTTATGGCACTGctaaaattgcgttttatttcTGTGAACATACAAAGTTAGGCAGCGAAAGTGAGGAAAAAGCggcagcgacggcggcgaACTTGGTCCGCACGCACATGCACCACCTTCCGATAGTTAGGCCAGATCAGGTACACAAACACCACTTTGTCAAGATGCTTCGTacgtttgctttttattttattaataaaatgtgacTAGTAGAAAAATATGCACGCATCCAATGCGCCTTATCCGAAAAATATAGCCCACAGTGTGTTCACAATACGCGGGCGAGAATTTCTCTGGTGCAAAATGCTCGCCCTCGGCGTggtcaataattattattttaaagctacGTTACTACAGAGTTAACTACTACAACAAGAAGTGCTGGAACTGACTTTTGAGTACACAGCTTGGTAACAACAGTGCAGCCAATTGATAGGAAAGACACAGCTTGGTTCCAGAACTTTttagtgtgtgtatgtgtgtatttGACCAGTTCTATGTTGTCCGTGATGAGTGACAATGGAgtcgtattttatttttataataataggCGCCGGCTCCATGCATAGGAAAGTTTTGAGAGATTATCACAAGAGAGAAGAGCCGAATTCGATAAGATCACAACTGACTTTTGTACACTACATCAGGAGTGACGTAAAAGTCCGCCTCATCACTTGGGTCGACTACACTAATTTGGAAATCACCCGACTGAAGGATATGATCTATGTTGGTTACAGAATTGGCAGGCTTGGGTAAAATGAGTAATGGCCATTTTCTAGCTTCCCTGCCAGCAGCACACTCGATTCCCCGACCCTGCGAGAGTAGATTGAATAAATGACTGTTACTGGCCTGCAGCTTTTCAGGTACGGAGAGGTCAAGCTTAAGGCCACAGTTCTTTTTCTGACAAGACGAGCACGAGTCCACGTGACACAGCTCAACCGAGCAGTGTTTCAAGTGCCGCAGGAAAAAGTGCTCGATATATGTGCTGACAGGGAAAAAGAGATCGCATACCTCGCATCTAACCTTTTTCTGAGCTCCACCACGTCCTGCCAACGGCGCCTTGGCCGGCTGAGGTATGATGGTTATCTCGTCATTGATCTTCAGCGGCTTCAGCAGCGAGTCAGAGTTGCTGGCGCGCGCTGGCGGCCCGGTTGGCTTCTTGTCCATCACCCGCTTGGCCACCACGCTGTGCGCAGAGTATACGTGGTTCTCGAACTGCTTGTACATGCCGAACGTAGCCGTGCACACGGTGCACTTGTAAGATAAATGAGCCGGTTTCAGAGTCATATTGTGGTCCTTAGCAACGTGGTTTAATAGCTTCCACTGGTATACCTGTATATTAAAAAGGTCTGTTAGTTACTTTAAACATTATCTAAATGAAAATAGGCAgctaaatttatcaaaaatctttcaaacaaatatattgagcaactaaaaattaatgtctcaACATCAGCGCTGTCACACATTTTCTTGAACACAAGacattgattgaaaataaaaatatccttttgaTTGATAAAGTGAGTCATGACAGTTAAGAAAAACAGTTAGGCGCTGGAAATGTTTTTCTGACAGGCAGTTTTGACATTGAACGACACTTACTCTTCCGCAGACGGGACAGCGTCCACCGTCTTTTCCCTTATTAGAAGCTTCTTGCATGCTTGAAGTTACTAGTCCGTGCGATCCAAGCAAATGTCTTTCTAAACCCTGATCAGTGAAGAAGCGGAACTGGCACTTTTGGCAATTCAAAGGAGGTCTATTGTAAATCATCTTGGGATGGATTTTCACTTTATGTATCCACTGCATGTGATTACGGAGTTGTTCAAGGTCCTGCGAATGCGCAAAGAGTGTTACGATGGaaatcaaaggaaattaattcaaagccAACTAACCTTGATGTAACCGTCGCATATTTCGCAGATGACAAAGTTATTCTTGCCACCCTGCTGACCAGGCTTAGTCATTTGGCTCGCAGCGGGACTGATAGAAGTGCTGGATGAAGTGTTGGTCTGCCTGGGCAGCGGCGTAATCGATATGCTAGGCTGTTGCAGAAGTTTCGCAGCAGGGGACTTGTTTGTAGTCTGAaacaagtttttaatattgagcGTTTCGCTGGAACGGCagcggaaattaattaaaaatacctgaATTGTTAGCGATCCAGAAGACAGTCCCAGAGGAACAGTGGTGCCGCCTTGCATCAGACTTTTAAGTTGGGCAGGCAAGACTTggttttgctgctgctgccaacGCTGGAAGGTTGAGATCAAACTAGTTTTCTTGCGTTGTTTACGGGCATCAGAACATTATTTATATGtttaaaggatttaaaaaccaattaattaatttcagaagcCAAGAAAAGGTTGTAGCAGCAATATTTTCAGGACTGCCTAATACTTCTATgagcaaatttatatttttcattcccaTTGAAGATCGAGTTTCTCAATTCTAGAGCGCATGGATCAGTGCAAAATTTAGtattaagttaaataaaaatcaagaaaagaggaaaattatttgcgtCAACAAGAATTAACTcgttgaaatcaattttaccaTCATTTAGGAACTTCAttataaatgttattttcccGATTTTATCAGATCGGAGGGTGTAAGTACAAAATTGAGTttaccaattaaaataagattaaatttacataatttgaGATGAATCCATCTAAATGCCACCGTTTGaatgttacaaattttcttgatttttttaacgaacTTGAAACATTAATTGTATTGGCCTAAAGAAccaatgaaaaacaaaataaagtagcatttcagaaattaaaaatgacccATCAATCGATTTGTCACTTCAATGagaatcataaatatttaagcaatGTCATCCtgatttatcaaatttaatttttttttcgaaacacTAACATCTGATCTTTGTTACCAGatgcttcaaataattttttattgcaaatttgaaagaggaaaaaaagccaattacttttttttcaagtttttaacataaaaaatgtagtATGTTCTCACCTGATACATCTGATTGTTGGACAGCTGATAGGCGGCGTTGGGGACCATCATCTTCTGGTTGAACATGGCTCCAGTTTGGCGCAACTGCGACGGGGTGATCGCCTTAGGCATGGCCTTTAGGTCGGGCAGGTAGCGCGATCCCATCGCCGGGCGACCCTTGCCCCTAGCGCTGCTTAGTATATTGGGCACCAGGGTCGTGCCAGCGAGCTTGGGCATGAGCGGATGCTGCGCTAGTTGGCCCTGGAGGCGGGGGTTGCCAAACTGCGCCATCGCCTGCGTAGGCAATATCTGCCGCTGCTTGGGCACGCGCGGGATCTTGGCCGGTGGCTCCCAGTCGAGCGGCGGCTCTAGGTTCTTCTCGGGCCGGAAGCGCTTCTGGCAGGAAATCATGTGCCTGGTGATCTTGCTCTTCTGGTTGTCCTCAAACGGGCAGTTGGGACACTGGTGGAAGGAAGGAGCCCGCTCCATCCGACCGCATTTCTTGTGCTCGGTCTGCATGTGGATCAGGATGTCCTGATTGGTGCGCATCGTGACAGGGCAGAAGTTGCAGCAGTATACAAAATTCTTGAAGTGCGGAATCTCAAGGTGGTGCTCAAGCACCACGTCCGACTCCGTCTTGAAGTTGCAGAGCTTGCACTGCTTCGTCTCGTGCTTGTACGGCTTGTTGTTCTCCTTACTCTGCTCCAGATTTTTAAGCAAAGACTGCACCGCGATCTGGTTCTCGGTACTGTTTGAGCTGCTCTTGTTCATCTTCCGCTTCGTCATTTTCAGCAAGTCGGTCTGGACGTACTCCTGGACCATGTTCATTCCAATGTTCATGAAGAACTTGCCGATCGGACTCTCGAAGTAGGATGACGGCTTCGGAGCAGGGCCTTTGGCGTCACTTAAATCACTGTCTGAATCGTCGTCGATTTCTTCGTCAGTGTAGTCAGTGTCGTTGGGGTCCAGTGCACCATCTTCTCCTGCCGCCTCTCGTTCAGCCTGagaacgaaaattaaaataatataggTGACGAGTtagtagcaaaattttatggcagtcaattacaaaataatatataaatcaaGTAGTGAACTTTTAACTATTTCCTTtgacaaggaaactcttggGGTGCTTCAATTTATCtggttataaataaatgagtcACACATTTTCTAACAAAGTAAAATCATTAGGGGATGAACTTTTTAACTCAAAAGTGTTAACGAGTCGTGGAGCTCCCAAGGAAAAAGTTTCTTAAGGGATTAAACATGGGATACGATTTACAATCAAATTTCTAGGAAATAATCAACTTTTTGCTcgttaatattcaaattgttgctgcactttttgatataaaaatctcaaattgaATTCTTCAGCACATAACCTTTTATGtaaccttttttataaataataattatgaataaataaataattaatttagcagtCTTAGGTTAACCTACAACCTGATTCAgcttttttgaattaaagagtatAGCTGGCTGGCTTCCATTCAAAATGTTTActaataaaagtaaataataagaaTACGCATCTAGTTATTAATAGGCAATACCTTTTCCTGTGCCTTCTTCTGTGCTCGTTTTTCCCTCTCCTTCTTCTTCTTATCTTTTTCCTCCTGCCTCTGTTTCCTCCTCTCCTCTCTTTCCTTTCGCTCCTTTTCCCTAACACCCTCGGCAAGTTTCTCTATAGTATCCTTTAAAGACTCCTTGGCGGGCTTTTCATACACATACGGAACTATAAAAGAGGGCGCCTCGACGACGTACATGTCGTCGGTGAGCCCCGCCTGGGCCTTTTGCTGCTTCGTCGCCGCGGCACCTGGGGGCGGCGTGGCTGGTTTTGACTTGGCGCCCAGCGGGTACACCCCCTGCGCGGAGGACAGGCTGGCGCTGGGCCCCGAGGGCGCGGTCAACGGCACCGGCCCCCTGCCCGAGAGAATGGAATTGGTGTCGATGATGACTAAGGTCGGCTCTTTTTTGCCGTCTTTGCTGCTGGCCGCGATTTTCGCCAGAGCCTTCGTATCACTCACTATTATAGTGttcttttttggaattttttccgCACTGCTCGACAGACTCTCGCTCAGCACTGATTTTTTGACGGGCGTGATAACGGCCAACGGGTCCTGCGGCACGATCTCCTCGATGTCGGAGCCGTCGTCGTCATCCTCCTCGCCGTCGATGTATCTTTTGTTCTTCAAGGAGTTTCTGCCGCTCCTGCGGGGGGTCAGGTTTAAAGCCTCTTGCTGGCTGTTGGAGGTGGTTTTAGGCGCGTTAACGACTTTTTTCGGCGGCGTCTTGACGTTGGACGCGTCGTTTGACTCTTCGCCACCAACGCCGCTGTTGTCCAGAGGGTCGCCGTCCTCAGTGACCTCCTGTATATCGCCGTCCTCGTCCTCGTCGTCGATTTCCTGCACCTCATCATTGGTCTCCACTTCTTGAATCTCATCTTCTTCTGcctcttcctcctcctgtTCATCCTCCCCATTTATCTCCTCGCCGCCCTCCAACTCACAAACACTGTCATTGTCCAAGTCTTCCCCGTTCTGGTGTTCCTCCCCATTCTCCTCCTCAGCACTGAAAGCGTCTGTCCCCGAAATACCATTGTCTACTGGATAATCGTCCGAGCCTAATTCCACTAAAATGGGCGCTTTCTTGCCCGCACCGTCATCCGAGGCACTAATTTTGGATTTCTTGGCAGGTGGCGGACTGTCACCGCCATCACTGCCGCCTCCATTTGCTTCCCCGTTGCTGTGCACCTGGGCGGACGCATCCTCCCCGTTGTCCGACTTGTTCAATGCCTCCCCGCTAGGCATCATTACAGCTTCCATCACAAATCTGGAAAAATGAAACCGTGGCAACTTGACATCTAGGACCAACTGtttgttagaaaaatattgtgttttctTATTTCACAACATGTTTACACTTCTTCAAATTgcgtaaaaatatacaaaattacTGGGTGTCTTTGtgatgaatattatttataaattttatcgtgcaacgtgttaaaaaatatataaaaatggtgTCAGACAcgctttcaaaaaataaaaattaaaaaaagtagcGTTGAGAGTAAAACTGACCTAACTTCATGATACAGGAACAATGCAAATTCATTGACAATAATTAGGCTAGGGCAAATGAGAATCTAAGTAAGTGATTGAAATTCAGTATTGTACTAAATAGAGTAAACTTAACAAAAGAGTAAtacttacaaaaaaaattaaaaaatactgggCCTTCAACGTAGCATCGATAGATTCAGCACGTCATGACCTGGGAACAGGGCGAGAAGGACGATGGTTAGAGTACGTCGTAGTGCGATGTGGAAAAAAACGTCATAAATAATTAGTGTTGCCGAATAATGCCTAGCAGCGGCGGGGGAGGGTGCTCGGCCGGAGAAGGCAAACagcgaaaaatcaattttgtccAAAGTGtccgtgattttttttgcccCTAGTGCGAGGGCACACATACAGAGCGCAGCACTGACGGCGGTGCGAACACACTACTAGCCCTTCCTAATCGCCCGCCGATACCTAATCGTGTCCTAAATTCGCCGCTCGGTGCCTAGGCCGGCCCAACGCGGCCCACCGGGACCTTCGGGCCACCCGAATCGCCGAAATCGTCGGCACCGTTCGAAATGGCCCGGCGAATTCCCGCCACACGCGCACCGTATGTGCTTCGCAGCTGCCGCGCGTACCTAGCCTACCAAGCCTAGGATTAGGAAGGGCCGACCGGGGCCTAGTCGGCCGATTCGGGCCCGACAAGGCGTCGGCCGGCGATGCCGACATTCGCCGACACATGCCATGCACTACAAAACCAAATTCCAGTCTTACCGGGTGTGACAACACTCTCACGTCCCGAGATATGGGCATGCACCGACCTGCTCGACGTCACTAACCCCTGCTAAACAGGAGAAAACTGCCAAGATGGCCGCTCGGGGGGCGGTCACGTGATCAAAGGAACCTGTGACGTAGAGGTTGAGTTGAGGGGCTCTGGTAATTGTCCAATCAAGATCCCCGATTGGGTCACGTGGTGCGGACGGGGGGCCCCGGCCAACCGACGTCGTGGTCAAAAATTATGCTCGAAAAGTCTCCCCCGACCCTTGGTCACCGAATTTGACCCCTGGACACCCAGGGCACCGGTGTCCGAGGGTGCCGGCTAGCGAGCGTGGCCGCCAGCTGATTGTGACACATTGACGTCATGCAAGTTCAATGTGCCATCAGCGGCCGTTCTGCATGCGGTACTTAGCCGCCGCTGCACCACCCTTCGGCTGCCTGCGAAGCGGCCACCGCGGCCCGGCCGCTGGCTTGGCTCGGCTAGCTGGCGCGCCCAATTCCCAATTCGCGGCGGCTGTCTGTGCCAGCTGCACGCTATCGCACAACACGGACACATCGCGCCGCCGGTCAATGTtcacaatatatattttctatcCGCGCTTTTCGGGAAAATACTCAGTAGGTCGGCCTGATTAGTCTGGTTGAACTCTCCGAtaagatcaaaatatttttcgtccGGAAATTTATGTTGTCCAGAATGGTCTTGATGACATTCAAATTCAACTTATCTCTGCAATATATAATAGAATAGACCCaaagtttttacattttccttCAAAAGTATTGCTGCTCtcccatttaaatatttttcgaccggaagttaaaatttgtctGAGTGAAAAGGCCATCTctttgaaatcaaaaatttcaagtggtCACAAAAGCCTAGGTTctttagttattattttttattttgatttaattttaaagaaaacctACCTTTtccatgaattttaaacaatcaatTATTTAGCAATATTCAACGGAGGACAAGTTCAAATTGCtgaatattgtttttgtttaatttccttCATTTGACTGTAAGAAAATCTCGAcggttttgaataatttttggccGCTTGATACCTCTAAGAAcgagtttcttttttttaatatttaatatcaacTTACAGgggtgaaaatttttcaacaaccctgatggttaaaatttttattctcagTGCTCAAGGTCGTAAGAATTCAAGCATGGCACCAAACAATTATGGTgacctttatttttaaatatttaaaatgttcttaaatttatttgaaatcaacaGTAAATAATGATAcgtagttttatttaataatttatcagaGAAAAATGAGACATTTATTTTACGGGACATTTGGTTGGTCACACCTAAATTTATCAGTaccgtaaaaaaataaactaaagcGAGGAGGCTGATCCGATGCCCCTCTTTGCTGCACACAATAGCCTATTGATTTTGTGACTGgttacagttttaatttttaactctttggCGCGAGTGGAATCGCGAGGTGTAAATCAGCTGCGGCAATCTCATTCATGATGTGAGCACTGCCATCAATCCATTCACTCAGCGTGCGTAATAATATGCTATATATTATGCATAGCGCAATGCAAACACATGCACATGCACACAGCACTGCATTCATTGAGggccgcgcgcgagagagtaAACTGTCGCATCTTGCAAATAATGGATTGCGCGCGCGGTATTAATTTACCTTGTACACACCATAGTTGTGCATGCACAACGCGCGTTCCGCGACCTGCCTCTTCTCTTTGCTGCTCTCGCGAGTTATTCCAGCTGCCGCCGGTGGCTACAGGGAATTTCTCTGCCGATATTTACgatttacaataaatattttttataagaataataaatatttttataagaatataaattattattattaaacaacATCAAATATTTggtaaataatgaaatcaagTGAAAGATTTGATCTAAAATTATGTGTAAGCTTTTCACTACTAGAAAGTTATTATTctaaaactttaatttgaaatatccCTAATGACAGGGCGACATGTTGCGaaatatttaaggaaaaaacatGATTAAATACGTAAATGATGACATACGCAACACCGAAACACGAAAGTTTTCTTTCTCATTCATGGAATCGTCAAGCatgaaatggaaaagttaTTCTGACTTGTAAATGAAcaaagctaatttaaaatttaaatgcgacTATCATTTTAGAAAAGCTAATTCCTTCTGTTTTCTGCCGAGGAGGTTTTCGAGTTTGAAgaactaaattatatttaaagtttTGAGGAGTGTTTT is part of the Cloeon dipterum chromosome 1, ieCloDipt1.1, whole genome shotgun sequence genome and harbors:
- the MEP-1 gene encoding uncharacterized protein MEP-1 isoform X2, with protein sequence MEAVMMPSGEALNKSDNGEDASAQVHSNGEANGGGSDGGDSPPPAKKSKISASDDGAGKKAPILVELGSDDYPVDNGISGTDAFSAEEENGEEHQNGEDLDNDSVCELEGGEEINGEDEQEEEEAEEDEIQEVETNDEVQEIDDEDEDGDIQEVTEDGDPLDNSGVGGEESNDASNVKTPPKKVVNAPKTTSNSQQEALNLTPRRSGRNSLKNKRYIDGEEDDDDGSDIEEIVPQDPLAVITPVKKSVLSESLSSSAEKIPKKNTIIVSDTKALAKIAASSKDGKKEPTLVIIDTNSILSGRGPVPLTAPSGPSASLSSAQGVYPLGAKSKPATPPPGAAATKQQKAQAGLTDDMYVVEAPSFIVPYVYEKPAKESLKDTIEKLAEGVREKERKEREERRKQRQEEKDKKKKEREKRAQKKAQEKAEREAAGEDGALDPNDTDYTDEEIDDDSDSDLSDAKGPAPKPSSYFESPIGKFFMNIGMNMVQEYVQTDLLKMTKRKMNKSSSNSTENQIAVQSLLKNLEQSKENNKPYKHETKQCKLCNFKTESDVVLEHHLEIPHFKNFVYCCNFCPVTMRTNQDILIHMQTEHKKCGRMERAPSFHQCPNCPFEDNQKSKITRHMISCQKRFRPEKNLEPPLDWEPPAKIPRVPKQRQILPTQAMAQFGNPRLQGQLAQHPLMPKLAGTTLVPNILSSARGKGRPAMGSRYLPDLKAMPKAITPSQLRQTGAMFNQKMMVPNAAYQLSNNQMYQRWQQQQNQVLPAQLKSLMQGGTTVPLGLSSGSLTIQTTNKSPAAKLLQQPSISITPLPRQTNTSSSTSISPAASQMTKPGQQGGKNNFVICEICDGYIKDLEQLRNHMQWIHKVKIHPKMIYNRPPLNCQKCQFRFFTDQGLERHLLGSHGLVTSSMQEASNKGKDGGRCPVCGRVYQWKLLNHVAKDHNMTLKPAHLSYKCTVCTATFGMYKQFENHVYSAHSVVAKRVMDKKPTGPPARASNSDSLLKPLKINDEITIIPQPAKAPLAGRGGAQKKVRCEGRGIECAAGREARKWPLLILPKPANSVTNIDHILQSGDFQISVVDPSDEADFYVTPDVVYKSQL
- the MEP-1 gene encoding uncharacterized protein MEP-1 isoform X3 encodes the protein MEAVMMPSGEALNKSDNGEDASAQVHSNGEANGGGSDGGDSPPPAKKSKISASDDGAGKKAPILVELGSDDYPVDNGISGTDAFSAEEENGEEHQNGEDLDNDSVCELEGGEEINGEDEQEEEEAEEDEIQEVETNDEVQEIDDEDEDGDIQEVTEDGDPLDNSGVGGEESNDASNVKTPPKKVVNAPKTTSNSQQEALNLTPRRSGRNSLKNKRYIDGEEDDDDGSDIEEIVPQDPLAVITPVKKSVLSESLSSSAEKIPKKNTIIVSDTKALAKIAASSKDGKKEPTLVIIDTNSILSGRGPVPLTAPSGPSASLSSAQGVYPLGAKSKPATPPPGAAATKQQKAQAGLTDDMYVVEAPSFIVPYVYEKPAKESLKDTIEKLAEGVREKERKEREERRKQRQEEKDKKKKEREKRAQKKAQEKAEREAAGEDGALDPNDTDYTDEEIDDDSDSDLSDAKGPAPKPSSYFESPIGKFFMNIGMNMVQEYVQTDLLKMTKRKMNKSSSNSTENQIAVQSLLKNLEQSKENNKPYKHETKQCKLCNFKTESDVVLEHHLEIPHFKNFVYCCNFCPVTMRTNQDILIHMQTEHKKCGRMERAPSFHQCPNCPFEDNQKSKITRHMISCQKRFRPEKNLEPPLDWEPPAKIPRVPKQRQILPTQAMAQFGNPRLQGQLAQHPLMPKLAGTTLVPNILSSARGKGRPAMGSRYLPDLKAMPKAITPSQLRQTGAMFNQKMMVPNAAYQLSNNQMYQKTSLISTFQRWQQQQNQVLPAQLKSLMQGGTTVPLGLSSGSLTIQTTNKSPAAKLLQQPSISITPLPRQTNTSSSTSISPAASQMTKPGQQGGKNNFVICEICDGYIKDLEQLRNHMQWIHKVKIHPKMIYNRPPLNCQKCQFRFFTDQGLERHLLGSHGLVTSSMQEASNKGKDGGRCPVCGRVYQWKLLNHVAKDHNMTLKPAHLSYKCTVCTATFGMYKQFENHVYSAHSVVAKRVMDKKPTGPPARASNSDSLLKPLKINDEITIIPQPAKAPLAGRGGAQKKVRCEADDSGSENSM